In Fusarium musae strain F31 chromosome 7, whole genome shotgun sequence, a single window of DNA contains:
- a CDS encoding hypothetical protein (EggNog:ENOG41) encodes MAAADTDVLIIGAGMSGIGFAIQLQKKYKHASFEIYEKGTEVGGTWAVNTYPGCGVDVPSHFYSYSFGLNPHWTRKFTMQPEILAYFKDVSRQHDIDPHIRFQHSVTKAEWQSESSTWLVTIHNHRTNKITQRRANILISAVGALSIPKKCEVPGHETFEGSIFHSATWDHSFDHTGKNLVVLGNGCSATQFVPVIAQTARSVTQFARQPHWLLERPNPEYSTLFRFMMRWVPGAMTLLRTIIYAQLEAEWLMFNTATGKDARQKLSDASKKYIEENAPAEYVDVLVPKFEVGCKRRVFDTGYLEALHRPNLHLISDDPVERIGRHSVFLRSGKELPADGIVLATGFETTKLLAPMEIIGLEGKTVEDHWNKHNDGLPQAYYGTCIAGFPNMFIMMGPNTLTGHLSVTWSTECQINFTLRVIDPILRSLHPPRISLWPSQRVEAVQVKQQAEDEENSWIQSKCKSLVWSSGCSNWYVEPKTGKNLLIYPEWQWHFWLRSIFIRWGDFRFVSDLKRGGSISPLWALLPAFASLSFILDKSAMSSVWRLLNDKLALSVASR; translated from the exons atggctgctgctgatacCGACGTGCTCATTATTGGCGCTGGCATGTCTGGCATTGGATTCGCCATCCAACTGCAAAAGAAGTACAAACATGCCAGTTTCGAAATCTACGAGAAAGGCACCGAAGTTGGAGGAACCTGGGCCGTGAACACGTATCCCGGCTGCGGAGTTGATGTCCCATCCCACTTCTACTCATACTCATTTGGCCTGAACCCGCATTGGACGCGCAAGTTCACCATGCAGCCTGAGATTCTGGCCTACTTCAAAGACGTCTCCCGCCAGCACGACATCGACCCCCACATACGTTTCCAGCACAGCGTCACCAAAGCCGAGTGGCAGTCCGAGTCCAGCACTTGGCTCGTTACGATCCACAACCACCGTACTAACAAAATCACCCAGCGGCGAGCCAATATCCTCATCTCAGCTGTCGGTGCCCTCAGCATCCCCAAGAAATGTGAGGTTCCTGGTCATGAGACCTTCGAGGGCAGCATCTTCCACTCTGCCACGTGGGACCATAGCTTCGACCACACCGGTAAGAATCTCGTGGTGCTTGGGAACGGTTGCAGCGCCACGCAGTTCGTGCCTGTCATTGCTCAGACTGCCAGAAGCGTCACCCAGTTTGCGCGACAACCGCACTGGTTGCTCGAGCGTCCAAATCCAGAGTATTCGACCCTATTTCGCTTCATGATGCGCTGGGTTCCTGGTGCCATGACGTTACTCCGCACCATCATCTACGCCCAGCTCGAGGCCGAGTGGCTCATGTTCAATACTGCAACGGGCAAAGATGCGCGTCAGAAATTGAGTGATGCATCTAAAAAGTATATTGAAGAGAATGCACCGGCTGAGTATGTCGATGTGTTGGTTCCCAAGTTTGAAGTTGGTTGCAAACGTCGCGTGTTTGACACGGGATACCTCGAGGCGCTGCATAGGCCTaacctccatctcatctcagaCGATCCCGTTGAGCGTATCGGGCGACATAGCGTCTTTCTTCGCTCGGGCAAGGAGCTTCCAGCTGACGGCATTGTGCTGGCTACTGGGTTTGAGACGACAAAGCTGCTCGCTCCGATGGAGATTATCGGTCTAGAAGGAAAAACCGTTGAAGATCAT TGGAACAAGCATAACGATGGACTACCCCAAGCCTACTACGGTACTTGCATCGCCGGCTTCCCAAACATGTTCATCATGATGGGGCCCAACACACTCACCGGCCATCTGTCAGTTACATGGTCGACCGAGTGCCAGATAAACTTTACCCTCCGCGTCATCGATCCCATTCTTCGTTCCCTGCACCCGCCAAGAATATCTCTTTGGCCCTCGCAAAGAGTGGAGGCTGTACAAGTCAAACAGCAGgccgaagacgaagagaacTCATGGATTCAGTCCAAGTGCAAGAGCTTAGTCTGGTCGTCGGGATGCAGCAACTGGTATGTCGAGCCAAAGACAGGCAAGAACCTGTTGATTTACCCTGAATGGCAGTGGCACTTTTGGCTGAGGAGTATATTTATCCGCTGGGGAGACTTTCGATTTGTTTCTGACCTCAAGAGGGGTGGCAGCATCTCTCCCCTGTGGGCATTGCTGCCAGCTTTTGCTAGTCTTTCATTCATCTTGGATAAGAGTGCAATGTCATCCGTATGGCGTCTGCTGAATGACAAGCTTGCCTTATCTGTCGCAAGTAGATAG
- a CDS encoding hypothetical protein (EggNog:ENOG41) gives MDFDTARASTCTTCKAREDLSNYWIPNLYYRAPDGTFEDVPQTGGMLVYYLQRSDPKDPEYEKGLLAFPEGFQMLAGNPYLRSFNNTLEQRAISYACLGIPPHNCPNGLRAQVMFPSCWDGKNLDSPDHKSHMAYPDRVDSGVCPQSHPKRLVTIFYEVVFQVDQFKDRWHGDSHPFVFSNGDPTGYGLHGDFLNGWDVKVLQKAVNECTDASGVIEKCPVLTFFDDDAMNGCRVPVQVDEKTNGVLKTLPGCNPVTLGPELAAPVVGEVCNATKEISPPKWPFTDVTDTKKFRYLGCAKDSYGSRSLDMAQGSADNMTIESCLDYCERRGYLLAGLEYGRECYCGNSVDKSKLPVKGQLGKCEMTCAGNKEQICGGPGALSLYQKCKTSEGSCKNAQIM, from the exons ATGGACTTCGATACGGCCAGAGCCTCGACCTGCACTACCTGCAAGGCCCGAGAAGATCTGAGCAACTATTGGATTCCCAACCTCTACTATCGCGCCCCTGATGGCACTTTCGAAGATGTGCCTCAGACAGGTGGCATGCTGGTGTATTACTTGCAGAGATCGGACCCCAAGGATCCAGAGTACGAGAAGGGCTTGCTTGCGTTCCCTGAGGGCTTTCAGATGTTGGCAGGTAACCCATACCTGCGAAGCTTCAACAACACGCTCGAACAAAGAGCCATCTCTTATGCCTGCCTTGGG ATCCCTCCTCATAATTGCCCTAATGGGTTGCGTGCTCAAGTCATGTTCCCCTCCTGCTGGGATGGCAAGAACCTGGATTCGCCTGACCACAAAAGCCATATGGCATATCCGGATCGTGTTGATAGTGGCGTTTGCCCACAATCGCATCCAAAGCGCCTTGTCACGATATTCTATGAGGTGGTCTTTCAGGTCGATCAGTTCAAGGACAGGTGGCATGGCGATTCGCATCCCTTTGTTTTCTCCAACGGCGATCCCACTGGCTACGGCCTTCATGGTGACTTCCTGAACGGCTGGGACGTTAAGGTCTTACAGAAGGCAGTCAATGAGTGCACTGATGCTTCTGGGGTCATTGAGAAGTGCCCTGTCCTTACGTTCTTCGACGACGATGCCATGAACGGGTGTCGTGTGCCTGTGCAGGTCGACGAGAAGACCAATGGTGTTCTCAAAACACTCCCCGGTTGCAACCCTGTTACACTCGGTCCGGAGCTTGCTGCCCCCGTTGTCGGCGAAGTGTGCAATGCTACCAAGGAGATCAGCCCACCAAAGTGGCCTTTTACCGACGTTACAGACACCAAGAAGTTTCGCTATCTGGGATGTGCTAAGGACTCTTACGGCTCGCGCAGCCTTGATATGGCCCAAGGCAGTGCTGATAATATGACGATTGAGTCGTGTCTTGACTACTGTGAGCGTCGGGGCTACTTGCTCGCCGGTCTCGAATACGGTCGAGAGTGCTACTGCGGGAATTCCGTGGATAAGAGCAAGCTTCCCGTGAAGGGACAGCTGGGTAAATGCGAGATGACTTGTGCAGGCAATAAGGAACAGATCTGTGGAGGCCCAGGAGCACTTTCTCTTTATCAAAAGTGTAAAACATCTGAGGGTTCTTGCAAAAATGCCCAGATTATGTAA
- a CDS encoding hypothetical protein (MEROPS:MER0005900): MAKIPMIPDHIIIPWIPPPRPRYILTSANIIDPVQGTVLENATIHLCDGIIKSINGDATEWSDDPSVVKMDLGGKYVCPGLIDCHVHLAAVPGKKGLEDLKNFNLSASLLRQPQVCKSMLERGFTTVRDCGGALAPLKKAIEDYVHPGPRLFIAGHALSQTGGHADVREQLNEHECCGGTIQGIGRIIDGVPDCLKYTREELRQGSDFIKIMGGGGVASPTDKIEHIQFSDKEIKAIVTVASNAGTYVTSHAYTPQAIQQAVNQGVLGIEHGNLIDKETAELMAAKGVFLTPTLVAYATMEQFEGFLPPASAKKNREVLEKGLEAIKIATEAGVTICFGSDLLGQLHFAQSREFGLRSQVQSSLEVLQSATINAARMLRQEKFLGQVAPGFAADLLILNVNPLEDITVLDTPEKHVLATFKDGRVFASRWSELETYFSRTVNIA, from the coding sequence ATGGCCAAAATCCCTATGATCCCCGATCACATAATCATTCCTTGGATTCCTCCCCCGCGACCAAGATACATTCTCACCAGCGCCAATATTATTGACCCTGTTCAAGGCACCGTACTAGAGAACGCAACGATCCATCTCTGCGATGGTATCATCAAATCTATCAATGGCGATGCAACAGAATGGAGCGACGATCCGTCTGTTGTGAAAATGGACTTGGGCGGAAAGTATGTTTGTCCCGGCCTGATAGATTGTCATGTGCATCTCGCGGCAGTTCCTGGGAAGAAGGGTCTGGAGGATTTGAAGAATTTCAACCTTTCAGCCTCGCTCCTTCGCCAGCCACAAGTCTGCAAATCTATGTTGGAGAGGGGATTTACAACCGTGAGAGATTGCGGTGGTGCTCTAGCTCCCTTGAAAAAAGCGATTGAGGACTATGTTCATCCAGGCCCAAGGCTATTCATCGCTGGGCATGCATTATCACAAACAGGCGGTCATGCAGACGTCCGCGAACAGCTAAACGAACATGAGTGTTGCGGCGGAACTATCCAAGGGATTGGGCGAATCATTGATGGCGTGCCAGATTGTTTGAAGTATACCCGGGAGGAGCTTCGCCAAGGATCCGACTTTATCAAGATCATGGGCGGTGGTGGGGTGGCTAGTCCAACAGATAAGATCGAGCACATCCAGTTCTCAGataaggagatcaaggctatTGTGACGGTCGCGTCTAACGCAGGCACATACGTGACGTCTCATGCCTACACACCTCAAGCGATCCAACAGGCAGTCAACCAGGGAGTTCTGGGTATCGAGCATGGAAATCTCATCGATAAAGAAACCGCTGAACTCATGGCTGCCAAAGGAGTCTTTCTGACCCCGACCCTAGTTGCTTACGCAACTATGGAGCAATTTGAAGGCTTTCTCCCACCTGCttcagccaagaagaacagggAGGTATTGGAGAAAGGATTGGAAGCCATCAAGATTGCAACGGAGGCTGGAGTAACAATATGTTTCGGAAGTGACCTCCTCGGGCAATTACATTTTGCGCAGTCCCGCGAATTCGGGCTCCGATCGCAGGTTCAAAGTTCGCTTGAAGTTCTGCAAAGTGCGACCATCAACGCTGCTCGAATGCTTAGGCAGGAAAAGTTCTTGGGCCAGGTCGCCCCAGGATTTGCTGCCGACCTTCTGATCTTGAACGTGAATCCATTGGAGGATATTACCGTTCTGGATACACCGGAGAAGCATGTACTGGCGACATTCAAGGATGGACGAGTCTTCGCGTCTAGGTGGTCAGAACTGGAAACCTACTTCAGCCGAACAGTAAATATTGCTTAG
- a CDS encoding hypothetical protein (EggNog:ENOG41), producing MTPAEERKLVRKIDLHMMPLMFVLYLLQYLDKTSLGYTAIMGILQDANLSGNQYSWVSSFFYVGFLVASPLSSILLVKFPVAKVVVLTVLIWAGIQMVMAAGKSFASLAVLRILLGAFEAAIGPGFTIITSTWYKPSEHALRHGLWYGGASVCEGMIQARDNVWFKS from the exons ATGACCCCGGCCGAGGAGCGAAAACTCGTTCGAAAGATTGACCTGCA TATGATGCCCTTAATGTTCGTTCTATACCTCCTTCAGTATCTTGACAAGACGTCCCTTGGCTACACTGCAATCATGGGTATCTTGCAGGATGCA AACCTTAGTGGCAATCAATACTCCTGGGTATCTAGCTTCTTTTATGTGGGATTCCTCGTTGCTAGTCCTCTTTCTTCAATTCTCTTGGTCAAATTCCCAGTGGCCAAAGTCGTCGTCTTGACTGT ACTCATTTGGGCAGGCATCCAGATGGTTATGGCTGCTGGTAAGAGCTTTGCCAGTCTGGCTGTTTTGCGTATCCTACTCGGTGCTTTTGAGGCTGCTATTGGCCCAGGCTTTACAATCATCACGTCCACTTGGTACAAACCCTCTGAACATGCCTTGCGTCACGGTCTCTGGTATGGCGGAGCTAGT GTATGTGAGGGCATGATTCAGGCAAGGGATAATGTGTGGTTCAAGAGCTAA
- a CDS encoding hypothetical protein (EggNog:ENOG41) — protein sequence MHAAKNDPYSAFLNGFHGFCSVFVTAAFAYTGTELTGLAAAETTNPKKEIPRASNQVAWRIGIFYVVNLLLVGLVVPANSPLYGSATTASQGSPFVIAIELAGIKVLPSIFNAVILIAVMSVANSCTFGSTRTLQALAANGMFPKKMAYVDKKGRPIPVVILQLLFGLLAFINLAHNGGTIFNWLLSLSGLTILFVYGGIALAHIRFRKAWAMNGHTLDELPYKANCGVWGSWICLLVCVLALIAQFYVALYPVGGPNLNATNFFQLYLAGPLLIFLYIVWKAYSWVYVPAHRPLFIRTKDIDIYTGMREINSVGISAEDRDASNAELGEEKHQGGAVAYIKNAVRNII from the exons ATGCATGCCGCCAA GAACGATCCTTACAGCGCATTCCTCAATGGCTTCCACGGCTTCTGCAGCGTCTTCGTCACTGCAGCGTTCGCATACACTGGCACCGAGCTGACAGGACTGGCTGCTGCGGAAACAACCAATCCAAAGAAGGAGATTCCCAGGGCCTCGAATCAGGTCGCATGGCGAATCGGTATCTTCTACGtcgtcaaccttcttcttgttggaCTCGTCGTACCGGCAAACAGTCCCCTGTACGGCAGTGCGACTACCGCGTCGCAAGGGTCACCTTTTGTCATTGCAATTGAGCTTGCTGGCATCAAGGTCCTGCCATCGATTTTTAACGCCGTTATCCTGATCGCCGTTATGAGTGTTGCTAACTCGTGCACCTTTGGCTCGACTCGAACGCTTCAGGCTCTCGCTGCAAATG GAATGTTCCCAAAGAAAATGGCCTACGTTGACAAGAAGGGTCGTCCTATTCCCGTGGtcattcttcagcttctctttGGGCTGCTAGCATTTATTAACCTTGCGCATAATGGTGGCACGATCTTCAATTGGCTCCTGTCACTGTCGGGTCTTACCATCCTCTTCGTTTACGGTGGCATCGCTCTGGCTCATATCCGCTTCCGCAAGGCCTG GGCCATGAACGGTCATACCTTGGACGAGCTTCCCTACAAGGCCAATTGCGGCGTCTGGGGTTCCTGGATATGCTTGCTTGTCTGCGTTCTTGCTTTGATCGCTCAGTTCTACGTCGCGCTTTATCCCGTTGGCGGTCCTAACCTGAATGCAACAAACTTTTTCCAGCTCTACCTCGCCGGTCCGCTACTGATCTTCCTCTACATAGTCTGGAAGGCCTACAGCTGGGTCTATGTGCCAGCACACCGCCCATTGTTCATCAGAACAAAAGACATTGATATCTACACAGGCATGAGGGAGATCAATAGTGTAGGTATCTCTGCAGAGGACAGAGACGCTAGTAATGCTGAGTTGGGAGAGGAAAAGCACCAGGGAGGTGCTGTGGCATATATCAAGAATGCTGTCcgaaatattatttaa
- a CDS encoding hypothetical protein (EggNog:ENOG41), with product MAGVIKEARKDHKLLPMLQTFDACAYGGLPLEDTEAIWARGQGISLVDLFASTGVGYVTVSGAPINADNGAPTEKLVELAVPKHAPECPHPSLCDPTTGDFITGDVFLEVGADRYISKGRNDDWIKMEISLRCDTRSIENNAFETCGKDLISAAVVIGAARLSPDLFVEAKQTEGHDELQAEVLG from the exons ATGGCCGGCGTCATCAAAGAAGCTCGCAAGGACCACAAGCTTCTTCCCATGCTCCAGACCTTTGATGCCTGCGCTTACGGTGGACTTCCACTGGAGGATACTGAAGCAATTTGGGCTCGGGGGCAGGGTATCAGTCTAGTCGACCTGTTCGCCAGCACAGGAGTCGGCT ATGTTACTGTGAGCGGTGCTCCTATCAACGCTGATAACGGTGCACCAACTGAGAAGCTCGTGGAACTAGCGGTCCCCAAGCATGCGCCTGAATGTCCGCACCCTTCGCTCTGTGACCCAACAACAGGTGACTTCATTACAGGCGATGTCTTTCTGGAAGTCGGAGCAGACCGTTACATCTCCAAGGGTCGTAATGACGATTggatcaagatggagatatcGCTGCGCTGTGATACGCGTTCCATTGAGAACAACGCATTTGAGACGTGTGGCAAGGATCTCATCAGCGCCGCGGTGGTTATTGGAGCTGCCAGACTTTCACCAGACCTTTTTGTCGAGGCCAAACAAACTGAGGGGCATGATGAATTGCAGGCTGAAGTTCTAGGTTGA